GGTTCAATATATCCTTAGTCGTATATAGTTCTATTTTATGCTCTTATATATTCATTACCTTTTTTGTGTGGTTCTTAAAATACTTAACTCGGACTAGAGATATAGGAGCGAATAAAAAAGTTGATGATCTCTTTGGTAGCGCGAGTTGGGAAACTGAAGAGAAAATGATCAAAGCCAAACTTATCACGCCCAACAACAAAAAACGCGCCTTTGACAAACGAGAGGTTATTGTAGGCAGGCGTGGCTTGGGGGATTTTATCGCTTATGCAGGACAGGCGTTCATTGGCTTGATTGCTCCTACCAGAAGCGGTAAAGGTGTGGGTTTCATCATGCCCAATATGATCAATTATCCTCAAAATATCGTTGTGTTTGACCCTAAAGCTGACACTATGGAAACTTGCGGGAAAATCAGAGAGAAACGCTTCAACCAAAAAGTGTTCATCTATGAACCTTTCTCCTTAAAAACACACCGATTTAATCCTTTCGCTTATGTGGATTTTGGTAATGATGTGGTTTTGACCGAAGACATACTCTCTCAAATTGACACACGCCTAAAAGGGCATGGGATGGTGGCTAGTGGAGGGGATTTTTCCACTCAAATCTTTGGATTGGCAAAGCTCGTGTTCCCTGAAAGACCTAATGAAAAAGATCCTTTTTTTAGCAATCAAGCGCGAAATCTTTTTGTCATCAATTGCAATATTTATAGGGATCTCATGTGGACTAAAAAGGGGCTTGAGTTTGTCAAAAGAAAAAAAATCATCATGCCTGAAACCCCTACGATGTTTTTCATAGGTTCTATGGCAAGCGGTATCAACTTGATTGATGAAGACACAAACATGGAAAAAGTCGTGTCTCTGATGGAATTTTTTGGAGGTGAAGAAGATAAGAGTGGCGACAATCTAAGAGCGCTTAGTCCTGCTACTAGAAACATGTGGAATAGCTTCAAGACAATGGGCGGTGCTAGAGAAACTTATAGCTCGGTTCAAGGGGTATATACTTCAGCCTTTGCACCTTATAATAACGCCATGATTAGAAATTTCACAAGCGCTAATGATTTTGATTTCAGGCGTTTAAGGATCGATGCAGTGAGTATTGGTGTGATCGCTAATCCTAAAGAAAGCACTATTGTTGGACCGATATTAGAGCTGTTTTTCAACGTGATGATTTATAGCAACCTTATTCTACCAATCCATGATCCACAATGCAAAAGAAGCTGCTTAATGCTCATGGACGAATTCACTTTGTGTGGCTATTTAGAGACCTTTGTTAAAGCGGTAGGGATTATGGCAGAATACAACATGCGCCCCGCTTTTGTGTTTCAAAGTAAGGCGCAACTAGAGAATGACCCCCCACTTGGTTATGGTAGGAATGGCGCTAAGACTATTTTAGACAACCTTTCTTTGAATATGTATTATGGAATCAACAACGATAACTACTATGAACACTTTGAAAAACTTTCTAAGGTGTTAGGGAAATACACAAGACAAGATGTGAGCCGAAGCATTGATGATAATACAGGTAAGACCAACACTTCTATCAGCAACAAGGAGCGGTTTTTGATGACCCCTGATGAATTGATGACTATGGGCGATGAGCTTATTATTTTAGAAAATACGCTCAAACCTATCAAATGCCACAAGGCGCTTTACTACGATGATCCTTTCTTCACCGATGAACTCATTAAGGTGAGTCCAAGTTTGAGCAAGAAATACAAATTGGGGAAAGTGCCTGATCAAGCAACATTCTATGATGATTTGCAAGCCGCTAAAACCAGAGGCGAATTGAGTTATGATAAATCTTTAGTGCCTGTGGGTTCAAGCGAACTGTGATTTTAATTTCTAATCATTAGTTTCGTTTTGGAAATCTTTCAAAATCAGATCAGGTGCTTCTTTGCTAAAAAATATGATCTTTGTCTTGCATGAAGCGTTTGAGTTTTCCTATATCTTTAATGGAATTTTCACTCACCAAAAGCTTGTGTGTTCTTTGTTTTGCCAACCATCGCTTTTATTGGATTGCTGCATGCACTAGGTTAAAATTCATCAAGTCATTCTTACAGCACCCATGCTCAGAGAAAATGGTGCGAATTGGAAGAATTCTTACGCTATATGTTCTTATAAGGAAGGCAAAAAGCCTATTCCAAAAAATAAAAAGACAGAATATCTTAACAAAAAGAATCAAAA
This DNA window, taken from Helicobacter pylori, encodes the following:
- the cag5 gene encoding VirD4 family type IV secretion system ATPase Cag5 codes for the protein MEDFLYNTLYFIEDYKLVVIFSFIGLIALFFLYKFIKTQKKVFKDKANQPQKKKSFKEIIIDGLKERVKTFGFWLQAILLLSYSFITSGLFFLILLGNFYDDNRSPESDDDLFDIWVYAIQDFPNYYFKALTFSSLKIYGFNISLVVYSSILCSYIFITFFVWFLKYLTRTRDIGANKKVDDLFGSASWETEEKMIKAKLITPNNKKRAFDKREVIVGRRGLGDFIAYAGQAFIGLIAPTRSGKGVGFIMPNMINYPQNIVVFDPKADTMETCGKIREKRFNQKVFIYEPFSLKTHRFNPFAYVDFGNDVVLTEDILSQIDTRLKGHGMVASGGDFSTQIFGLAKLVFPERPNEKDPFFSNQARNLFVINCNIYRDLMWTKKGLEFVKRKKIIMPETPTMFFIGSMASGINLIDEDTNMEKVVSLMEFFGGEEDKSGDNLRALSPATRNMWNSFKTMGGARETYSSVQGVYTSAFAPYNNAMIRNFTSANDFDFRRLRIDAVSIGVIANPKESTIVGPILELFFNVMIYSNLILPIHDPQCKRSCLMLMDEFTLCGYLETFVKAVGIMAEYNMRPAFVFQSKAQLENDPPLGYGRNGAKTILDNLSLNMYYGINNDNYYEHFEKLSKVLGKYTRQDVSRSIDDNTGKTNTSISNKERFLMTPDELMTMGDELIILENTLKPIKCHKALYYDDPFFTDELIKVSPSLSKKYKLGKVPDQATFYDDLQAAKTRGELSYDKSLVPVGSSEL